A genomic window from Streptomyces brevispora includes:
- a CDS encoding LysR family transcriptional regulator, with protein MLDLSRLRALHAISVHGSVAGAAAALGYTPSAVSQQITKLERETRTTLLERRGRGVALTEEAVHLAATAQQLLAIVERAETALEERRGLPTGRLSIGAFASAARGLLPGVLAGLDREHPALDIRMTEVDPHLSVDLVAKGVIDLAVAHDWDIAPLPAPEGVAQAVIGDDRCDLLVPAGHRLAGRDGVRREELAQERWICQPPGTVCHDWLVRTLRAAGYEPDIRHQAEENHTQLALLAAGLGVAMIPRLGRGPLPEGVVAVRIEPVPVRRLYALWRTEAARRPAITAAVAALQAHGAGVGLREPGPGGAG; from the coding sequence GTGCTCGACCTTTCCCGGCTGCGCGCCCTGCACGCCATCTCCGTCCACGGCTCCGTCGCGGGCGCCGCCGCCGCGCTCGGCTACACCCCGTCGGCGGTCTCGCAGCAGATCACCAAGCTGGAGCGGGAGACCCGTACGACGCTGCTGGAGCGTCGCGGCCGGGGCGTGGCCCTCACCGAGGAGGCGGTCCATCTGGCCGCCACCGCCCAGCAGTTGCTGGCGATCGTGGAGCGCGCCGAGACAGCGCTGGAGGAGCGCAGAGGGCTGCCGACGGGGCGGCTTTCGATCGGCGCGTTCGCCTCGGCGGCGCGCGGGCTGCTGCCGGGGGTCCTGGCCGGGCTGGACCGCGAACACCCGGCCCTGGACATCCGGATGACCGAGGTCGATCCGCACCTCTCGGTCGACCTGGTGGCCAAGGGCGTGATCGACCTGGCCGTCGCGCACGACTGGGACATCGCCCCGCTGCCCGCCCCGGAGGGCGTGGCGCAGGCGGTGATCGGGGACGACCGCTGCGATCTGCTGGTGCCCGCGGGCCACCGGCTGGCGGGCCGGGACGGGGTGCGGCGCGAGGAGCTGGCGCAGGAGCGGTGGATCTGCCAGCCGCCGGGGACGGTCTGCCACGACTGGCTCGTACGGACGCTGCGCGCGGCGGGCTACGAACCGGACATCCGGCACCAGGCCGAGGAGAACCACACCCAGCTGGCGCTGCTCGCCGCCGGTCTCGGCGTCGCGATGATCCCGCGGCTGGGCCGCGGGCCCCTGCCGGAGGGGGTGGTGGCGGTGCGGATCGAGCCCGTACCCGTACGCCGGCTGTACGCGCTGTGGCGTACCGAGGCGGCGCGGCGGCCCGCGATCACGGCGGCGGTCGCGGCACTCCAGGCGCACGGGGCGGGCGTGGGACTGCGTGAGCCGGGGCCGGGCGGGGCGGGCTGA